A single region of the Candidatus Marinarcus aquaticus genome encodes:
- a CDS encoding HyaD/HybD family hydrogenase maturation endopeptidase, giving the protein MKNIVVGVGNLLFKDEGIGIYAAKYIEENYTFEPEIEIIDGGTLGFKLMSYFQEYDNVIILDTVSIEDKAGEIFRLPSDVLLGLGNYRKTAHEVEIVEMLEICSVLDKHAAVTIMGIIPEDIEKVEIGLTQSIENRFEEYIAHVIKEIESIGCSANKKNDKTIKQIAQELIGSYNGEHLSRIPNEEDTTWN; this is encoded by the coding sequence ATGAAAAATATTGTAGTGGGTGTTGGTAATTTACTCTTTAAAGATGAGGGTATAGGAATCTATGCTGCAAAATATATAGAAGAGAACTATACGTTTGAACCAGAAATTGAAATCATTGATGGGGGAACACTGGGGTTTAAACTCATGAGTTATTTTCAAGAGTATGATAATGTCATTATCTTAGACACCGTTTCCATAGAGGACAAAGCAGGTGAGATTTTCAGACTGCCATCTGATGTTTTACTTGGATTAGGAAACTATCGAAAAACAGCGCATGAAGTTGAGATTGTAGAGATGCTGGAAATTTGTTCAGTGTTGGATAAACATGCTGCAGTTACTATTATGGGAATCATTCCTGAAGACATTGAAAAAGTAGAAATTGGTTTAACTCAAAGCATTGAAAACAGATTTGAAGAGTATATTGCACATGTGATTAAAGAGATTGAATCAATTGGATGCAGTGCTAACAAGAAAAATGATAAAACCATCAAACAAATTGCACAAGAACTTATTGGAAGTTACAACGGCGAACACTTAAGCAGAATACCAAATGAGGAAGATACGACATGGAATTAA
- a CDS encoding hydrogenase small subunit, whose amino-acid sequence MKDNNLYEKLSLRLLELEKLPGLKNNENIKSHLDKNGVSRRDFMKWAGAMTATLGLSANFTPLVAKAATLSDKLPIIWLHMAECTGCSESLLRTDAPTIDSLIFDYISLEYHETLMAAAGWQAEHNLEHAIETHKGKYILMVEGGIPSGNNSFYLTVGGHGNTGETIAQNASEHAAAIFAIGTCSAFGGVQAAHPNPTGAVALSKVTNKTVINVPGCPPSEKNIVGTLFHYILYGTLPALDAYNRPKWAYGLRVHDLCERRGRFDAGEFVEEFGDEGAKKGYCLYKVGCKGPYTFNNCGKNRFNSHTSWPIQAGHGCIGCSEPDFWDKMGPFEEPVANRLFNTPFNGLGADATADKIGVGLLTATGIGIAAHAMISKFKNPKSDEE is encoded by the coding sequence TTGAAAGATAATAACCTTTATGAAAAGCTGAGTTTACGACTATTAGAGCTCGAAAAACTTCCAGGCTTAAAAAATAATGAAAATATAAAAAGTCATTTAGATAAAAATGGTGTCTCAAGAAGAGATTTTATGAAGTGGGCAGGAGCAATGACAGCAACATTGGGTTTATCTGCAAATTTTACTCCTCTGGTTGCAAAAGCGGCGACACTCAGCGATAAGTTACCTATTATTTGGTTGCATATGGCAGAGTGTACAGGCTGTTCTGAATCACTTCTTAGAACAGATGCACCCACCATTGACTCTTTAATCTTTGATTACATCAGTTTAGAGTATCACGAAACGTTAATGGCAGCAGCAGGTTGGCAAGCAGAACACAATCTTGAACATGCCATTGAAACACACAAAGGCAAATATATCCTTATGGTTGAAGGTGGGATTCCAAGTGGCAATAACAGCTTTTACCTTACTGTAGGTGGTCATGGAAATACAGGTGAAACGATTGCTCAAAATGCCAGTGAACATGCAGCTGCTATTTTTGCAATTGGTACGTGTTCTGCATTTGGTGGTGTACAAGCAGCTCATCCGAATCCTACTGGAGCAGTGGCACTTTCAAAAGTTACGAATAAAACAGTGATTAACGTACCAGGGTGCCCTCCAAGTGAAAAGAATATTGTGGGAACTTTGTTCCACTATATTTTATATGGAACACTTCCAGCTTTAGATGCTTATAATCGACCCAAATGGGCATATGGACTTCGAGTACATGATTTATGTGAACGAAGAGGACGATTTGATGCAGGTGAATTTGTGGAAGAGTTTGGAGATGAAGGTGCTAAAAAAGGGTATTGCTTATATAAAGTAGGGTGTAAAGGACCTTATACATTTAATAATTGTGGTAAAAACCGATTTAACTCTCATACGTCATGGCCAATTCAAGCAGGTCATGGGTGCATTGGGTGCAGTGAACCTGACTTTTGGGACAAAATGGGACCCTTTGAAGAACCCGTTGCAAACAGACTCTTTAACACACCATTTAATGGCTTAGGAGCAGATGCCACAGCAGATAAAATTGGTGTGGGACTGTTGACTGCTACGGGAATTGGTATTGCAGCACACGCAATGATTTCAAAATTTAAAAACCCAAAAAGTGATGAGGAGTAG
- a CDS encoding HyaD/HybD family hydrogenase maturation endopeptidase: MGKRGLNVLLLGIGNILFQDEGMGAHFIHYMDEKFEFRSKENNTLSIVDGGTLAQRLIPEIVKYDEVIIVDCVDAINSKPGDVYFFDYNNTPLEVNWQGSAHEVEMLQTLNMIDMSRDLPSTNVLGIIPKRVADDTTFELSTEIIDAVETMQNCVIEHLKKLGIESHVRNEHITIKQMAQMSYKREIINNPVV; this comes from the coding sequence ATGGGAAAAAGAGGATTAAATGTCCTTCTTCTTGGAATTGGGAATATCCTTTTTCAAGATGAAGGTATGGGCGCACACTTTATTCACTATATGGATGAGAAGTTTGAGTTCAGAAGCAAAGAGAACAACACCTTGAGTATTGTCGATGGTGGAACCTTGGCACAAAGGCTTATTCCAGAGATTGTCAAGTATGATGAAGTGATTATTGTGGATTGTGTGGATGCCATTAACTCAAAACCAGGAGATGTCTATTTCTTTGATTATAACAATACGCCTTTGGAAGTGAACTGGCAAGGCAGTGCACATGAAGTGGAGATGCTACAAACGTTAAACATGATTGATATGAGTAGAGATTTGCCTTCTACCAATGTGTTAGGCATCATACCAAAACGGGTGGCGGATGATACCACTTTTGAATTGAGTACTGAAATCATTGATGCGGTTGAAACCATGCAAAATTGTGTGATTGAACACTTAAAAAAATTGGGCATTGAATCACATGTGCGAAATGAGCACATTACGATTAAACAAATGGCACAGATGTCTTACAAAAGAGAGATAATAAACAATCCTGTAGTATAA
- a CDS encoding nickel-dependent hydrogenase large subunit: MSKKHLVIDPITRIEGHLRIEAVIDENNVITDAYSSSTMFRGIEEILKGRDPRDCGLLAMRICGVCTGTHYQRSIEAVEHAFGVTIPKNARLVRNLMQGGLYVHDHIVHFYHLHALDFVDITKALEADPKKAVAEAHKWAEIAKTNPWNASESVYKQVQERVTKYVKQGRLGIFGNAYWGSKAYKLTPEQNLIALSHYLDALELQRELAKALAIFGGKNPHPQSLVVGGVTCVQDIKNPSRIAEYKQIMKKAQKFTKEAYLPDVYMAGTMYADEALAGVGGGLGNFMSYGDFNLDDLPFYDSKKLFPSGVVLNKDISKVFELDQSKITEDVTHAWYEGTTNLHPYDGVTNPNYTGFGKKEDGIAYLDTKKKYSWIKSPLYDDERMEVGPLARMVIGVAKGDELISKYVTTFLKNGNLPTKVLFSTIGRTAARAIETELMADKCIEWSDELAVNVANGDLSTWTEFDFDKVAKDAKGYGMAEAPRGGLGHWVKIKDGKVENYQAVVPSTWNAAPRDYKERLGAYEASLVGTKVVNPDEPLEIIRTVHSFDPCIACAVHIVDTNGKELSVYKVDPLGASRA, translated from the coding sequence ATGAGTAAGAAACATTTAGTCATTGACCCAATTACGAGAATTGAAGGTCACTTAAGAATCGAGGCAGTGATTGATGAGAACAATGTTATCACAGATGCATACAGTTCATCAACAATGTTCAGAGGGATTGAAGAGATTTTAAAAGGAAGAGACCCTAGAGACTGTGGTCTACTTGCAATGAGAATCTGTGGAGTTTGTACAGGTACACATTATCAAAGAAGTATTGAAGCGGTTGAGCATGCATTTGGTGTAACGATTCCTAAAAATGCAAGATTGGTTCGAAACTTAATGCAAGGTGGATTGTATGTACATGACCACATTGTTCATTTCTATCACCTGCATGCACTTGATTTTGTTGATATCACTAAAGCATTAGAAGCAGATCCTAAAAAAGCTGTAGCTGAAGCACACAAATGGGCAGAAATTGCTAAAACTAATCCTTGGAATGCAAGTGAAAGTGTGTATAAACAAGTTCAAGAAAGAGTGACTAAATATGTAAAACAAGGTCGACTTGGAATCTTCGGTAATGCTTACTGGGGAAGCAAAGCATATAAACTCACACCTGAGCAAAACTTGATTGCACTTTCTCACTATTTAGATGCATTAGAGTTACAAAGAGAGTTAGCTAAAGCATTGGCAATCTTTGGTGGTAAAAACCCACACCCGCAATCATTAGTTGTTGGTGGTGTAACGTGTGTTCAGGATATTAAAAATCCTTCACGAATTGCAGAGTATAAACAAATCATGAAAAAAGCTCAAAAGTTTACTAAAGAGGCTTATTTACCAGATGTTTACATGGCAGGAACAATGTATGCGGATGAAGCACTTGCTGGTGTTGGTGGTGGTTTAGGTAACTTCATGTCTTATGGGGACTTTAACTTAGATGACTTACCATTCTATGACTCTAAAAAACTTTTTCCTTCAGGGGTTGTTTTAAATAAAGATATCTCTAAAGTGTTTGAATTAGATCAGTCTAAGATTACTGAAGACGTTACTCACGCTTGGTATGAGGGAACAACAAACCTTCACCCATATGATGGTGTAACCAACCCTAACTATACAGGATTTGGTAAAAAAGAGGATGGAATTGCATATTTAGATACGAAGAAAAAATACTCTTGGATTAAATCTCCACTGTACGATGATGAGAGAATGGAAGTGGGGCCATTAGCAAGAATGGTGATTGGTGTTGCTAAAGGGGATGAACTTATCAGCAAATATGTTACTACATTCTTGAAGAACGGTAACTTACCAACTAAAGTTCTTTTCTCAACCATTGGACGAACAGCTGCAAGAGCTATTGAGACTGAACTAATGGCAGACAAATGTATCGAGTGGTCTGATGAGTTAGCTGTAAACGTAGCAAACGGTGATTTATCAACATGGACTGAGTTTGATTTTGACAAAGTAGCTAAAGATGCAAAAGGTTATGGTATGGCTGAAGCTCCACGTGGAGGTTTGGGTCACTGGGTTAAAATCAAAGACGGTAAAGTAGAAAACTATCAAGCGGTTGTTCCATCAACATGGAATGCAGCGCCAAGAGATTACAAAGAGCGATTAGGAGCTTATGAAGCCTCTTTAGTGGGAACTAAAGTGGTGAATCCTGATGAGCCTTTAGAAATCATCCGAACAGTTCACAGCTTCGACCCTTGTATTGCTTGTGCGGTTCACATTGTAGATACAAACGGTAAAGAGCTGAGTGTTTATAAAGTAGATCCACTAGGAGCAAGCCGTGCCTAA
- the cybH gene encoding Ni/Fe-hydrogenase, b-type cytochrome subunit, with translation MIKKHYEFSVWLRITHWVRALAIVILTFTGFYLGYPFIAPALNMGEPTNFFNALMRSWHQIFGFLLICVTIGKSYLFILDKESKIERVSVKDFLSLKIWINQIKYYLFIGKHPHLKGVYNPLQFVAYVGVYAALFVICLTGVILYVHVYHEGLGGLLYPLMRPIEVLLGGLAMVREIHHIAMWFFIIFLPIHIYLAVFNSIFGEEGSMDSIISGYKWEKED, from the coding sequence ATGATTAAGAAACATTATGAGTTTTCAGTGTGGCTTCGAATCACTCACTGGGTGAGAGCCTTGGCCATTGTTATATTGACTTTTACAGGGTTTTATTTGGGGTATCCTTTTATTGCACCTGCATTAAATATGGGTGAACCCACCAATTTTTTTAATGCACTGATGAGAAGTTGGCATCAGATTTTTGGATTTTTATTGATTTGTGTGACCATTGGAAAATCTTATCTTTTTATTCTTGATAAAGAGAGTAAAATTGAGCGCGTCTCTGTCAAAGACTTTTTAAGTTTGAAAATATGGATTAACCAAATTAAATATTATCTGTTTATAGGGAAACACCCACACTTAAAAGGGGTCTATAACCCACTGCAATTTGTTGCTTACGTGGGAGTGTATGCTGCACTTTTTGTGATTTGTCTGACAGGTGTGATTCTTTATGTACATGTATATCATGAAGGGTTAGGTGGTTTGCTTTATCCTTTGATGCGACCAATTGAGGTTCTTCTAGGTGGTTTAGCAATGGTTCGAGAGATTCACCATATTGCCATGTGGTTCTTTATCATCTTCTTACCAATTCATATCTATTTGGCCGTGTTTAACTCTATTTTTGGAGAAGAGGGTTCAATGGATTCAATTATATCAGGTTACAAATGGGAAAAAGAGGATTAA
- a CDS encoding nickel-dependent hydrogenase large subunit: protein MKTVDIIERIEGEAKLNLHWKNNRVNDAYIEFLNFRGFEYMLEGKAPLDALVYTPRMCGICGQAHLLATVNALEDCYKNANIELHVTAKAKILRELGLIIEIVQSHIKWFYFFIMPDINAASMTPRKEFEPLKGQQWLKAQRASSEITKALALFAGQWPHTSYMVPGGVMCDPTHMDMILVENYIDQTIAYFEKELVGMEMQNYLTLSQTDDLKLLKGDIKSFLKMSFEQSLEKIGQSYNRFFVISDACGFHKGKIRLKNVSKFEMNKIKEHDDFTFELNSKIQKKEKYGWAKTVKYDNLFYETGPLARAMTQNRRFIKQLHKTYDDSVLTRVMARVDEIAYLLQTAKTMLHTLDISEESYIAPKTALKEINSTFGTGFIEATRGALKHELIIHEGKIKSYDVVTPTVWNLGPGEKPDYGVAQKALIGLNSLQEATIVLRSFDVCSVCTTH, encoded by the coding sequence ATGAAAACCGTTGATATAATTGAAAGAATAGAAGGCGAAGCAAAACTTAATCTCCATTGGAAAAATAACAGAGTCAATGATGCCTATATTGAATTTCTCAATTTCAGAGGTTTTGAGTATATGTTGGAAGGAAAAGCACCTTTGGACGCTCTTGTGTATACCCCAAGAATGTGTGGTATTTGCGGACAAGCGCATCTGCTTGCTACTGTGAATGCTTTGGAGGATTGTTATAAAAATGCCAACATAGAATTGCACGTCACTGCAAAAGCAAAAATTTTAAGAGAGTTGGGATTGATTATTGAAATTGTACAAAGCCATATTAAATGGTTTTACTTTTTTATTATGCCAGATATCAATGCTGCATCAATGACTCCACGAAAAGAGTTTGAACCTTTAAAAGGTCAACAGTGGTTAAAAGCTCAACGTGCCAGCAGTGAGATCACAAAAGCCTTGGCTCTTTTTGCTGGACAGTGGCCACATACATCCTATATGGTTCCAGGAGGAGTGATGTGTGATCCAACGCACATGGATATGATTTTAGTTGAAAACTATATTGACCAAACCATTGCATACTTTGAAAAAGAGCTGGTGGGAATGGAGATGCAAAACTATCTTACTCTTTCACAAACAGATGATTTAAAGCTTTTAAAAGGGGATATAAAATCTTTTCTTAAGATGAGTTTTGAACAATCTTTAGAAAAAATAGGTCAAAGCTATAATCGATTTTTTGTAATATCGGATGCGTGTGGTTTTCATAAAGGAAAAATCAGACTAAAAAATGTCAGTAAATTTGAGATGAATAAAATCAAAGAACATGATGATTTTACGTTTGAACTCAACAGTAAAATACAAAAAAAAGAGAAGTATGGTTGGGCAAAAACGGTGAAATATGATAACCTTTTTTATGAAACGGGACCCTTAGCAAGAGCCATGACCCAAAACAGACGTTTTATTAAGCAACTTCATAAAACCTATGATGACTCGGTGTTAACTCGCGTGATGGCCAGAGTCGATGAGATTGCTTATTTACTTCAAACAGCAAAAACAATGTTGCACACTTTGGACATTTCAGAAGAGTCTTATATCGCTCCTAAAACGGCACTTAAGGAGATAAACTCAACCTTTGGTACGGGTTTTATTGAAGCTACTAGAGGGGCACTTAAACATGAACTTATCATACACGAAGGTAAAATAAAATCTTATGATGTGGTTACTCCAACAGTATGGAATTTAGGACCTGGAGAAAAGCCTGATTATGGTGTAGCACAAAAGGCTTTAATTGGATTAAATTCACTGCAAGAAGCAACCATCGTTTTACGAAGCTTCGACGTTTGTTCTGTATGCACGACTCATTAG
- a CDS encoding cytochrome b/b6 domain-containing protein, protein MTPIMRTIHWVNAICMVAAVATGLYIGHPYYQTFIADPAVDKYVMAWNRWGHFIVAIIFDVTAILIGYLYLFSRFEKPYKKILPTKKNFVEFCEVFFNLITFNRRKKFDSTHSDSYNIMFFTLFHILLVFMLLTGLQLYVHGLASGQSSIGAWWPWLLHFSTDWTLSLFGGNMGVRIAHHTAMYLILMWVMSHIYYQIWRTIFWQEGDINIVLGGYKFAPKQKKEQE, encoded by the coding sequence ATGACGCCAATCATGCGAACCATTCACTGGGTGAATGCGATTTGCATGGTTGCAGCAGTCGCAACCGGGTTATACATAGGTCATCCATATTATCAAACATTTATTGCAGACCCTGCAGTGGATAAATATGTGATGGCATGGAATAGATGGGGGCACTTTATTGTAGCCATCATCTTTGATGTAACAGCAATCTTAATTGGGTATTTATACCTATTTTCAAGATTTGAAAAACCATACAAAAAGATTTTGCCAACGAAGAAAAATTTTGTTGAGTTTTGTGAAGTCTTCTTTAACTTAATTACCTTTAACCGAAGAAAGAAGTTTGATTCAACGCACAGTGACAGTTATAACATCATGTTCTTTACGCTGTTTCACATTCTTTTAGTGTTCATGTTATTAACAGGACTTCAACTCTATGTACATGGTTTAGCTTCAGGACAGAGTTCAATTGGAGCTTGGTGGCCATGGCTACTTCACTTTTCTACAGATTGGACATTGAGCCTCTTTGGTGGAAACATGGGTGTAAGAATTGCTCACCACACTGCAATGTACTTGATTTTAATGTGGGTGATGTCTCATATTTATTATCAAATTTGGAGAACCATCTTCTGGCAAGAGGGTGATATTAACATTGTTTTAGGTGGATATAAATTTGCACCAAAACAGAAAAAAGAGCAAGAGTAA
- a CDS encoding nickel-dependent hydrogenase large subunit produces the protein MANKRVVIDPITRIEGHLRIEVEVDDNNVIQKAYSTATLWRGLETIVKNRDPRDAGFLMQRICGVCTFSHYRAGIEAVEDALGIIPPLNAKLTRTLMNQALFMHDHVVHFYHLHGLDWVDVVSALDANPAKASKEAFKYTDLPIATGEDELKAVKTRVKEFVQRGQLGPFANAYWGHKTYRFTPEQNLILLSHYLKALEVQRDLAKLMALFGGKQPHPQSLTVGGVTCVMDLLDPSRMGEYLTLFKKGAEFIERAYSADVLMAADVYKDEASVTSKAAVMNFMSHQSMQLGRNEHLFDAGIILNGDLTQVHEVNEDLITEEATHAWYSDNEPLHPYDGKTNPNYTGMKAMKTVGANGEMVDSKVIDEKGKYTWIKSPRYDGKAMEVGPLSSILISYAKGNKRIVPLVDAFLKKSGLPLEALFSTLGRTAARMIQAQAIAKHGLETFNNLIENLKVDQETYSSYKIDQDKEYKGRFIGDVPRGMLSHWIRIKNGVVENYQAVVPSTWNAGPVDANGVYGPYEANLVGLKVQDISQPLEIIRVIHSFDPCIACAVHVMDTKGNDLGTYKVEHSFRKVC, from the coding sequence ATGGCAAATAAAAGAGTAGTAATTGATCCTATTACAAGAATAGAAGGACACTTGCGTATTGAAGTTGAAGTGGATGATAACAATGTCATTCAAAAAGCTTACTCAACGGCAACACTTTGGAGAGGGTTAGAGACCATTGTTAAAAACAGAGACCCAAGAGATGCAGGATTTTTAATGCAACGTATTTGTGGGGTATGTACTTTTTCTCACTATCGAGCAGGGATTGAAGCAGTTGAAGATGCCTTGGGTATCATTCCTCCTTTAAATGCTAAACTCACGCGAACACTGATGAACCAAGCTCTGTTTATGCATGACCATGTGGTGCACTTTTACCATCTTCATGGATTGGATTGGGTGGATGTGGTGAGTGCATTGGATGCCAATCCTGCTAAAGCCAGCAAAGAGGCATTTAAATACACTGACCTGCCAATTGCAACGGGTGAAGATGAACTTAAAGCGGTGAAAACAAGAGTAAAAGAGTTTGTCCAAAGAGGACAACTTGGGCCTTTTGCCAATGCTTATTGGGGACATAAAACTTATCGATTCACTCCTGAACAAAATTTAATTTTGTTAAGCCACTACTTAAAAGCTTTAGAGGTTCAACGAGATTTAGCCAAACTGATGGCACTTTTTGGTGGAAAACAACCGCACCCACAAAGTTTAACTGTGGGTGGTGTAACGTGTGTGATGGACTTGTTAGATCCTTCACGAATGGGTGAGTATTTGACACTCTTTAAAAAAGGGGCAGAGTTTATAGAACGTGCTTATAGTGCAGATGTATTGATGGCAGCAGATGTTTATAAAGATGAAGCCAGTGTTACAAGTAAAGCGGCAGTTATGAACTTTATGTCTCACCAAAGCATGCAATTAGGAAGAAATGAGCACCTATTTGATGCAGGGATTATTTTAAATGGAGATTTAACTCAAGTGCATGAGGTGAATGAGGATTTAATTACTGAGGAAGCAACACATGCTTGGTACAGTGATAATGAACCGCTTCATCCATATGATGGAAAAACAAATCCAAATTATACAGGCATGAAAGCAATGAAAACTGTAGGTGCCAATGGTGAGATGGTGGATTCAAAAGTCATTGATGAAAAAGGAAAATATACGTGGATTAAATCCCCACGTTATGACGGTAAAGCCATGGAAGTGGGACCTCTTTCATCCATCTTGATTTCATATGCAAAAGGGAACAAACGTATTGTTCCTTTAGTGGATGCATTCTTAAAAAAATCAGGGCTTCCATTAGAAGCACTCTTCTCAACTTTAGGAAGAACAGCCGCTCGTATGATTCAAGCGCAAGCCATTGCAAAGCATGGACTGGAAACGTTTAATAACTTGATTGAAAACCTCAAAGTTGACCAAGAGACCTACAGTTCATATAAAATCGACCAAGACAAAGAGTACAAAGGGCGATTTATTGGGGATGTTCCAAGAGGGATGCTTTCTCACTGGATTCGTATTAAAAATGGAGTTGTGGAGAACTATCAAGCGGTGGTTCCTTCAACTTGGAATGCAGGACCTGTGGATGCCAATGGGGTGTATGGTCCATATGAAGCCAACTTGGTAGGATTAAAAGTTCAAGATATTTCACAACCACTGGAAATCATACGTGTGATTCACAGTTTTGACCCATGTATTGCGTGTGCAGTTCATGTAATGGACACAAAAGGGAATGACTTAGGTACATACAAGGTAGAACACAGCTTTAGAAAAGTGTGTTAG
- a CDS encoding hydrogenase small subunit, which produces MVADSQEMVKKMFTQKSARVETNKGEEYYNNLYSKMRARLDSLKAQPKLKEMDMMEIIESEGVNRRDFMKWVSATTATLMLPPMFAPLVAEATELMNRVPVIWIELQDCAGNSEALLRSSAPTVDDLLFDVLSLEFHETIMAASGHQADAQLEDAMHHFKGKYLLFVEGAIPTAMNGQYGTIGASGETFKEHLERLAKDSAAVVAVGTCATFGGIPAAAPNPTGAVGVMDIVKGKPLINIPACPANPANMVGVVLHFILSGQVPELDSLLRPKFAFGYRIHDNCERRAHFDAGEFVEEWGDEGAKNNWCLYKVGCKGPMTFNNCSIIRYNEGTNWPIGVGRGCIGCSEPDFWDKYAYERPMADANIKAPTGGVEKTVDEFGLGLLTATTVGIAAHAVVSAVAGKKSEHGEDNE; this is translated from the coding sequence ATGGTTGCAGATTCGCAAGAGATGGTAAAAAAGATGTTTACACAAAAATCGGCGCGTGTAGAGACGAATAAGGGTGAAGAGTATTACAATAACCTTTATTCAAAAATGAGAGCCAGATTGGATTCATTAAAAGCTCAACCAAAGCTTAAAGAGATGGATATGATGGAAATCATTGAGAGTGAAGGCGTGAACAGACGGGATTTTATGAAGTGGGTCAGTGCTACGACGGCAACACTTATGCTTCCTCCTATGTTTGCTCCATTGGTCGCTGAAGCAACAGAATTAATGAACAGAGTACCTGTTATTTGGATTGAGTTACAAGATTGTGCTGGTAACTCAGAAGCACTTTTACGAAGCAGTGCTCCTACAGTAGATGATTTACTTTTTGATGTATTAAGTCTGGAATTCCACGAAACAATCATGGCAGCATCAGGGCATCAAGCAGATGCACAACTTGAAGATGCAATGCATCACTTTAAAGGGAAATATTTACTGTTTGTTGAAGGAGCCATTCCAACAGCAATGAATGGTCAATATGGAACGATTGGTGCAAGCGGTGAGACATTTAAAGAGCATTTAGAGAGATTAGCAAAAGATTCAGCTGCAGTTGTTGCAGTTGGTACCTGTGCTACCTTTGGTGGTATTCCTGCAGCTGCTCCAAATCCAACAGGTGCCGTTGGTGTTATGGACATTGTTAAAGGAAAACCACTGATTAATATTCCAGCCTGTCCAGCAAATCCAGCAAACATGGTGGGTGTTGTTTTACACTTTATTTTAAGCGGTCAAGTACCAGAGTTAGACTCATTATTACGACCAAAATTCGCATTTGGTTATAGAATCCACGATAACTGTGAAAGAAGAGCTCACTTCGATGCTGGTGAGTTCGTAGAAGAGTGGGGTGATGAAGGTGCTAAAAACAACTGGTGTTTATATAAAGTGGGTTGTAAAGGTCCTATGACATTTAATAACTGTTCTATTATTCGATACAACGAAGGGACAAACTGGCCTATTGGTGTTGGTCGAGGATGTATTGGATGTAGTGAGCCAGACTTCTGGGATAAATATGCATACGAAAGACCAATGGCAGATGCTAATATTAAAGCACCTACTGGTGGAGTTGAAAAAACAGTTGATGAGTTCGGTTTAGGACTATTAACAGCAACAACAGTTGGTATTGCAGCACACGCAGTTGTAAGTGCAGTAGCAGGTAAAAAATCAGAGCATGGAGAAGATAATGAGTAA